In Phyllobacterium zundukense, the following are encoded in one genomic region:
- a CDS encoding DUF4396 domain-containing protein, translating to MFVQPIDYILAGWFVLAAVSTAYVAWDQFRNNPEPAVMKWGFILVTLYLGPVGLLLYVLADKEPRPGTHEEFIQPLWKQGIGSTIHCVAGDATGIIIAAVITAMIGFPMWVDIIIEYIAGFALGLFIFQALFMKNMMGGTYWENVRNSFMPEFISMNAMMAGMAPVMAVLMMGRDMRAMWPGELLFWGVMALGIGVGFLTAYPFNVWLVSKGLKHGLMTERQEQKLKPEAAHAHHAPAKVGAHGGHANSREHHGSSHEKHQQGRGGGHGTHGGALPPAFAPTRTQVTAVATFTTLMLVGGFAYPFTKVNMYLTAHEVGDVIMAPGMIMDFDTPADSMRDMAAIDPRLTAFKADAASQGGQVLEPRLENGVKVFDLEASVIRWSILPGETVEAYAYNNQVPGPTLRVTEGDRVRINVTNKLPESTTVHWHGLILPNEMDGPAEITQEPIQPGKTFSYEYTVGQHGTYFYHTHELQEWLKREWLTYPSMPMEGGQPNFFTINGKAFPATDTVMMKVGQLLKVRFIGSHTTAIHPMHIHGGPFQVAAIDGETLQDSARYMADTVNVAPGQRYDVLWRAQRPGKWLVHCHIPHHTTNNNVETKGGGGLMLVVEVE from the coding sequence ATGTTCGTCCAACCAATCGACTACATCCTCGCTGGCTGGTTTGTGCTGGCGGCCGTGAGCACGGCTTATGTTGCCTGGGATCAATTCCGCAACAATCCCGAGCCGGCTGTGATGAAGTGGGGCTTCATTCTGGTTACGCTGTATCTCGGACCAGTGGGCCTTCTCCTCTACGTTCTCGCCGACAAGGAGCCGCGACCGGGCACGCACGAAGAGTTCATCCAACCGCTTTGGAAACAGGGTATCGGCAGCACCATCCACTGCGTCGCGGGCGACGCCACGGGCATCATCATCGCCGCCGTCATTACCGCCATGATCGGTTTCCCGATGTGGGTTGATATCATCATCGAGTATATTGCTGGTTTCGCCTTGGGTCTGTTCATCTTCCAGGCCCTGTTCATGAAGAACATGATGGGCGGCACATACTGGGAGAATGTCCGCAACTCCTTCATGCCGGAGTTCATTAGTATGAATGCCATGATGGCCGGAATGGCCCCGGTGATGGCTGTCCTGATGATGGGCCGCGACATGCGCGCCATGTGGCCAGGGGAACTCTTGTTCTGGGGCGTCATGGCCCTCGGCATCGGTGTTGGTTTCCTGACGGCCTATCCGTTCAACGTCTGGCTCGTTTCCAAGGGTCTCAAACATGGCCTGATGACCGAGCGGCAAGAACAGAAGCTGAAGCCCGAAGCAGCCCATGCCCACCATGCACCCGCGAAAGTGGGGGCGCACGGAGGGCATGCAAACTCGAGGGAACATCACGGATCGTCGCATGAGAAGCATCAACAGGGCAGGGGCGGCGGCCACGGTACCCATGGCGGTGCATTGCCCCCAGCCTTCGCCCCGACACGGACCCAGGTTACGGCCGTCGCGACCTTTACCACCCTGATGCTTGTCGGCGGGTTTGCTTATCCGTTCACCAAGGTCAACATGTATCTCACCGCGCATGAGGTCGGCGACGTGATTATGGCACCCGGAATGATCATGGATTTCGACACGCCGGCGGACTCCATGCGGGACATGGCGGCGATAGATCCCCGTCTGACGGCCTTCAAAGCCGACGCGGCATCACAGGGTGGCCAGGTTCTGGAGCCCCGCCTGGAGAACGGGGTAAAAGTGTTCGATCTCGAAGCCTCGGTCATCCGTTGGTCGATCCTGCCGGGTGAAACGGTCGAGGCTTATGCCTACAACAATCAGGTGCCGGGACCGACATTACGCGTGACCGAAGGAGATCGGGTTCGCATCAACGTGACCAACAAGCTTCCGGAAAGCACGACAGTGCACTGGCATGGCCTGATCCTGCCCAATGAAATGGACGGCCCCGCTGAAATCACGCAAGAACCAATCCAGCCCGGCAAGACCTTCTCTTACGAATACACGGTCGGTCAGCACGGCACTTATTTCTATCACACCCATGAGCTGCAAGAATGGTTGAAGCGGGAATGGTTGACCTATCCGTCGATGCCGATGGAGGGCGGCCAGCCGAACTTCTTCACGATCAACGGCAAGGCTTTCCCCGCAACCGACACCGTCATGATGAAGGTCGGGCAGTTGCTGAAGGTCCGCTTCATCGGGTCTCACACTACAGCCATCCATCCGATGCACATTCATGGCGGGCCGTTTCAGGTGGCGGCGATCGATGGTGAAACGCTGCAGGACTCAGCCCGGTATATGGCGGACACCGTCAATGTTGCTCCCGGTCAACGGTACGATGTTCTCTGGAGGGCTCAACGACCCGGCAAATGGCTTGTTCACTGCCACATCCCGCATCACACCACCAACAACAATGTCGAGACGAAGGGTGGCGGCGGGCTCATGCTCGTCGTTGAGGTGGAATAG
- a CDS encoding TetR/AcrR family transcriptional regulator yields MPKLWNETIKAHRRAVRDATLNTTATLVAEHGLASVTMSQIAEATGIGRATLYKYFSDVEAILIAWHERQVNGHLEQLAAIRDQPGNASQRLEAVLEAFALISHEHHGTELAALLHQGAHVARAQQRLNNFIRDLLIEGAKEGDLRDDVAPDELASFCLHALTAASSLPGKAAVRRLVAVTLTGLRPPR; encoded by the coding sequence ATGCCGAAACTGTGGAACGAGACGATCAAGGCCCACCGCCGCGCGGTGCGAGACGCGACCCTGAACACCACTGCGACGCTGGTGGCTGAGCACGGGCTGGCCTCCGTGACGATGTCGCAAATCGCCGAAGCGACTGGCATCGGACGTGCGACGCTGTATAAATACTTCTCGGATGTCGAAGCGATCCTGATCGCCTGGCACGAACGCCAGGTCAACGGCCACCTCGAACAACTTGCCGCAATCCGGGATCAACCTGGCAACGCCAGTCAACGACTGGAAGCCGTGCTCGAGGCTTTCGCGCTCATTTCCCACGAGCACCACGGCACCGAACTCGCGGCACTTCTGCATCAAGGCGCGCATGTCGCCCGTGCGCAGCAGCGGCTTAACAACTTCATCCGAGATCTGTTGATCGAAGGCGCGAAGGAAGGTGATCTTCGGGATGACGTTGCGCCCGATGAACTTGCGAGCTTCTGCCTCCACGCCCTCACAGCTGCCAGCAGCTTGCCGGGCAAGGCCGCAGTCCGCCGGCTCGTCGCGGTAACACTGACTGGATTGCGCCCCCCGCGATGA
- a CDS encoding heavy-metal-associated domain-containing protein codes for MLKFTVPDMSCGHCVGTITKAVKSVDTDATVTVDLTAKTVTIETGEEAASISKAIEAAGYPNQTAG; via the coding sequence ATGCTGAAGTTTACGGTCCCAGACATGAGCTGCGGACACTGTGTTGGTACGATAACCAAGGCCGTCAAAAGCGTCGATACAGACGCTACCGTGACCGTCGATTTGACTGCCAAAACGGTGACAATCGAGACCGGGGAGGAGGCAGCGAGCATTTCTAAAGCCATCGAAGCCGCTGGATATCCGAACCAAACCGCCGGATAA
- a CDS encoding F510_1955 family glycosylhydrolase, whose product MRAVDLKEHTHIHGLAVDRKDPSQLLVATHHGLYRVAVDGNAKLISVVQDFMGFTPDPSEPNSLFASGHPAGGGNLGFITSTDNGETWQQVSPGVGGPVDFHQMTVSLADPKVVYGAYGVLQMSRDAGKTWSEVGPLPDNLIDIAASAKDSKTLYAATEFGFSVSKDEGRTWKAILDGAPVSFVEVTGDGTAYAFILGRGFVRFHEDKPKPETVSNDWGNRIPLHLAVDPANAKRMFVATHKSDILVSTDGGIKWTVLGG is encoded by the coding sequence ATGCGTGCAGTTGACCTTAAGGAACATACCCACATCCACGGGCTAGCAGTTGACCGGAAGGATCCAAGCCAACTTTTGGTTGCGACCCATCACGGACTTTATCGTGTCGCGGTCGACGGGAATGCCAAGCTCATCTCCGTCGTTCAGGACTTTATGGGCTTCACCCCAGACCCGTCTGAGCCCAACAGTCTTTTCGCCAGCGGCCATCCTGCTGGCGGCGGCAATCTCGGGTTCATCACTTCCACGGACAACGGCGAAACCTGGCAGCAGGTGTCGCCCGGTGTTGGCGGCCCGGTTGACTTTCACCAAATGACCGTCAGTCTCGCCGACCCGAAGGTTGTCTACGGTGCCTATGGTGTGCTGCAGATGAGCCGCGATGCCGGCAAAACCTGGTCCGAGGTCGGTCCCTTGCCCGACAATCTCATCGACATCGCCGCATCTGCCAAGGACTCGAAAACGCTATACGCTGCAACAGAATTCGGGTTCTCGGTCAGCAAGGACGAGGGCCGAACCTGGAAGGCAATTCTTGACGGTGCTCCTGTGAGTTTCGTCGAGGTGACAGGTGACGGAACCGCTTATGCCTTTATTCTTGGACGCGGCTTTGTGCGGTTTCACGAGGATAAACCAAAGCCCGAAACCGTCTCCAACGACTGGGGCAATCGTATTCCGCTGCACCTTGCCGTTGATCCGGCAAACGCAAAGCGGATGTTCGTTGCGACCCATAAAAGCGACATTCTTGTCAGCACTGATGGCGGCATCAAGTGGACGGTCCTGGGCGGCTAG
- a CDS encoding c-type cytochrome, which produces MAAVIGGYVLLPSRATGLLDPHNRMLVARGEGLYLAQCAACHGRHLEGQPNWRGVDADGYLPAPPHDKTGHTWHHPDQLLFNIVKLGTAKAANLKDYKTRMAAFENTLSDDDIIAVLSYIKSQWPEDMQIRHDKLNQAYELKDKAAK; this is translated from the coding sequence ATGGCCGCTGTCATTGGCGGCTATGTGTTGTTGCCGAGCAGAGCGACCGGATTGCTTGATCCACACAACCGCATGCTCGTCGCCCGAGGGGAAGGCCTTTATCTTGCCCAATGCGCTGCATGCCATGGACGCCATCTTGAAGGCCAGCCGAACTGGCGTGGCGTCGATGCTGACGGTTACCTGCCGGCTCCCCCGCATGATAAAACCGGGCACACCTGGCACCACCCGGACCAACTGCTGTTCAACATTGTCAAACTTGGAACAGCAAAGGCAGCCAATCTGAAGGACTACAAGACCAGGATGGCAGCCTTCGAGAATACCTTGAGCGATGACGACATCATTGCTGTCTTATCCTACATCAAGTCCCAGTGGCCCGAAGACATGCAAATCAGGCACGACAAGCTGAACCAGGCCTACGAGCTGAAGGACAAAGCAGCAAAATGA
- a CDS encoding FixH family protein, with the protein MTNIGRLIAGLALASILASSPMAYAAPSDYEFQLVQPEAKSGEAILDVRLVDKRSGRSVPDAVIFAKRIDMAPDGMEMMTAPIEELPSTEPGIYRFKAQISMAGGWRLSLGAKVQGEAGTVENKLVLQATQ; encoded by the coding sequence ATGACAAATATCGGTAGACTCATCGCGGGCCTGGCGCTCGCTTCCATCCTCGCATCCTCACCCATGGCGTATGCCGCACCTTCTGACTATGAATTCCAGCTGGTTCAGCCGGAAGCGAAGAGCGGTGAAGCGATCCTTGACGTCCGTCTTGTCGACAAGCGATCCGGCAGGTCAGTGCCGGACGCGGTGATCTTCGCCAAACGCATCGACATGGCACCGGACGGGATGGAAATGATGACCGCTCCTATCGAGGAGTTGCCCTCGACCGAACCCGGCATCTATCGGTTCAAGGCGCAGATCAGCATGGCTGGCGGCTGGCGGTTGTCACTCGGCGCGAAAGTGCAGGGTGAGGCCGGAACGGTCGAAAACAAGCTGGTGCTTCAGGCCACACAATGA
- a CDS encoding efflux RND transporter periplasmic adaptor subunit has translation MSIRITSVFLTLVAISAAGAGGYYAGSNGFRVEGLAFSGPATSKPASASATGPVIYYRDPDGKPFYAASPRKTAEGRDFLPVLASEDLNFDDQASLKEKPSATGAEPSAASARKILYYRNPMGLPDTSPVPKKDSMGMDYLPVYDGEDSDDGTLKISLGKMQRTGVRSERAASRVLSVPVRASGTIQLDERRISVVATRSDAFIEKVSDVTTGDKVAKGQDLVRLYSPDIATAGAQYVTELSDPERRSVLGGARQRLENLGAPADLIKEIERTRKVPLAVTWTASQDGIVLERNAIDGMKAAPGDVLFRIADVSTVWALADIAERDLPRIAPGQDVAVRVRGFDDRLFAGKVSLIYPQVNKETRTTRVRVELANPDGILRPDMYVEAEIATGTEMPVTAVPASAVIDSGTRQVVLIDKGEGRFEPRVVTVGRRGTDYVEIREGIAPGDDVVVAANFLIDAESNLKAALRGLSSDAQKPDQPKEKPL, from the coding sequence ATGAGCATCCGGATCACTTCGGTGTTCCTCACCCTCGTCGCCATATCGGCGGCGGGGGCAGGGGGTTATTACGCCGGCAGCAACGGATTTCGCGTGGAGGGGTTGGCATTCTCCGGCCCGGCGACGTCCAAGCCTGCATCTGCCAGCGCAACCGGTCCGGTGATCTATTACCGCGACCCGGACGGTAAACCGTTCTATGCGGCGAGTCCTCGCAAGACGGCGGAGGGGCGCGATTTTCTGCCTGTCCTTGCCAGCGAAGATCTCAACTTCGACGACCAGGCTTCGTTGAAGGAAAAGCCGTCCGCTACTGGCGCAGAACCCTCGGCAGCGTCCGCAAGGAAGATCCTGTACTACCGCAATCCGATGGGGCTGCCCGATACATCGCCCGTGCCGAAGAAGGATTCGATGGGGATGGATTATCTCCCCGTTTACGATGGCGAGGACAGTGACGACGGAACCCTGAAGATCAGTCTCGGCAAGATGCAGCGCACGGGCGTGCGTTCCGAGCGAGCTGCAAGCAGGGTGTTGTCGGTACCCGTGCGGGCGTCGGGCACGATCCAACTCGACGAACGCAGGATTTCGGTTGTTGCCACGCGGTCCGACGCCTTCATCGAGAAGGTGTCCGATGTCACCACGGGAGACAAGGTTGCGAAGGGGCAGGATCTGGTCCGCCTCTATTCACCCGACATCGCGACGGCGGGAGCACAATATGTCACCGAACTCAGTGATCCGGAGCGCAGGTCTGTCCTGGGCGGTGCCCGGCAACGGCTCGAGAACCTCGGGGCACCTGCTGACCTGATCAAGGAAATCGAGCGCACACGCAAGGTTCCGCTGGCCGTAACCTGGACTGCTTCGCAGGACGGGATCGTGCTTGAGCGCAACGCCATCGACGGCATGAAGGCGGCGCCCGGTGACGTTCTCTTCCGCATTGCCGACGTTTCGACGGTCTGGGCACTGGCAGACATAGCCGAACGCGATCTGCCCAGAATCGCACCCGGCCAGGACGTGGCGGTGCGGGTGCGGGGCTTCGATGACCGGTTGTTTGCAGGCAAGGTCTCGCTCATCTATCCGCAGGTCAACAAGGAGACCCGCACGACGCGCGTACGGGTGGAACTGGCGAACCCCGACGGCATCCTGCGGCCGGACATGTATGTCGAAGCCGAGATTGCAACCGGAACCGAAATGCCTGTCACAGCCGTACCTGCAAGTGCGGTGATTGACAGCGGCACCCGCCAGGTCGTGCTGATCGACAAGGGCGAGGGCCGCTTCGAACCACGTGTGGTGACGGTTGGGCGCAGAGGCACGGATTATGTCGAAATCCGCGAAGGGATCGCCCCCGGCGACGACGTTGTGGTCGCGGCCAACTTCCTGATTGACGCCGAAAGCAATCTCAAGGCGGCTTTGCGCGGGTTAAGTTCGGATGCCCAGAAACCGGACCAGCCAAAGGAGAAGCCGTTATGA
- a CDS encoding efflux RND transporter permease subunit, with protein MIGHLIAWSARNLMLVLIGTVFAVAAGVYALKTSPLDAIPDLSDVQVIVYTDYPGQGPQVVEDQVTYPLTTAMLTVPKSKVVRGFSFFGVSFVYVIFEDGTDPYWARSRVLEYLNAAAQRLPQGVTPGLGPDATGVGWVYQYAVVAKDQTLAELRSLQDWVVRYAASKAEGVAEVASVGGFVKQYNVVVDPQRLRSFGIPLQTVKDAVRNSNMDTGGRSVELSEFEFMVRGRGYLKGISDLEQIVLKSDGGTPVLMRDVAHVELGPDERRGVTELNGEGEVASGIALQRFGANALTVIENVKASLAEIVPSLPKGTEIVPVYDRSQLIEAAIETLKSTLFEESVIVALVSIVFLLHVRSALVAILMLPVGVLMAFAAMRLLGLGSNIMSLGGIAIAVGAMIDAAIVMIENAHKHLERAPEDKPRIEVLIDAAREVGPALFFSLLIITVSFLPIFTLESQEGRMFGPLAFTKTFAMAAAALLSVTLVPALMVIFVRGRIVPEHKNPINRFLIWIYRPVISGVLRAKLLTIFLALVVLGVSFWPAKQIGSEFMPTLNEGTLMYMPTTLPGISITKAAELLQTQDRIITSFPEVASVYGKAGRAATATDPAPTEMFETIINLKPKEQWRHGVTIDSLKQEMDKALQFPGVSNAWTMPIRARIDMLSTGIRTPVGIKVFGTDLTQMEQVARQVETVVKAVPGTSSAYAERVIGGYYLDIVPDRASLARYGLMINDVQDVIATALGGEAVTTTVEGRERYTVNVRYPRDFRSDPQSIAQNVLVPLPNSGTVPLGEVASVQLTRGATSIRTENGQLAIYIFVDIAGRDLGSYVAAARDAVAKDVVFPQGTYVAWSGQFEYLERAKARLKIVVPVTLLIIFLLLYLNFRRLTETLIVMLSLPFALVGGLWLMWWLGFNMSVAVAVGFIALAGVAAETGVIMLIYLDQALNEQRDAAKAQGRSFNRSDLHHAIMEGAVERVRPKMMTVVAIMAGLIPILWSTGAGSEIMQRIAVPMIGGMVSSTLLTLVVIPAIYGLVKGWRLPVLQAADGTVRESRTDGLKVAAE; from the coding sequence ATGATCGGCCATCTCATCGCCTGGTCGGCACGCAACCTGATGCTGGTCCTGATCGGCACGGTCTTTGCCGTCGCCGCGGGTGTCTATGCGCTCAAGACGTCGCCGCTCGACGCCATTCCGGATCTCTCCGACGTCCAGGTCATCGTCTACACCGACTATCCCGGCCAAGGACCGCAGGTTGTCGAGGATCAGGTGACTTATCCGCTGACGACGGCGATGCTGACCGTGCCGAAGTCGAAGGTCGTCCGCGGTTTCTCCTTCTTCGGCGTCTCCTTTGTCTATGTGATCTTCGAGGACGGCACCGATCCCTATTGGGCACGCAGCCGCGTGCTTGAATATCTGAACGCCGCAGCACAACGGCTGCCGCAGGGTGTCACGCCCGGTCTCGGCCCGGATGCGACCGGCGTCGGCTGGGTCTATCAATATGCGGTGGTCGCCAAGGACCAAACCCTTGCCGAACTGCGGTCGCTGCAGGACTGGGTCGTCCGTTATGCCGCGTCCAAGGCGGAAGGCGTGGCCGAAGTTGCCAGCGTTGGCGGGTTCGTCAAACAGTACAATGTCGTGGTCGATCCGCAGCGCCTGCGCTCGTTCGGCATCCCGCTCCAGACCGTCAAGGACGCCGTGCGCAATAGCAATATGGACACGGGCGGGCGTTCGGTGGAACTCTCCGAGTTCGAATTCATGGTCCGCGGACGCGGTTATCTCAAAGGCATCAGCGACCTCGAACAAATCGTGCTGAAAAGCGACGGCGGCACGCCCGTGCTGATGCGCGATGTGGCGCATGTAGAGCTTGGGCCTGACGAACGGCGCGGTGTCACCGAACTCAACGGTGAAGGGGAGGTCGCGAGCGGCATCGCCTTGCAGCGCTTCGGGGCGAACGCGCTTACGGTGATCGAAAACGTCAAGGCAAGCCTTGCCGAGATTGTGCCAAGCCTGCCGAAGGGTACGGAAATCGTTCCGGTCTACGACCGTTCGCAACTGATCGAGGCGGCGATCGAAACGCTGAAGAGCACACTCTTTGAAGAAAGCGTCATTGTTGCACTCGTCTCGATAGTATTTCTGTTGCATGTCCGCAGCGCGCTGGTCGCCATCCTGATGCTGCCCGTGGGCGTGCTGATGGCATTCGCCGCGATGCGTCTTCTTGGGCTTGGCTCCAACATCATGAGCCTCGGCGGCATCGCCATTGCGGTCGGTGCCATGATCGATGCGGCCATCGTCATGATCGAGAACGCCCACAAGCATCTTGAACGCGCTCCCGAGGACAAGCCGCGCATCGAGGTGCTGATCGACGCCGCAAGGGAAGTCGGTCCTGCTTTGTTCTTCAGCCTGTTGATCATCACAGTCTCGTTCCTGCCGATCTTCACGCTGGAATCGCAGGAGGGGCGGATGTTCGGACCGCTCGCCTTCACCAAGACCTTCGCCATGGCGGCGGCCGCGCTGCTGTCGGTGACATTGGTGCCCGCGCTGATGGTGATCTTCGTGCGCGGCCGCATCGTTCCCGAACACAAAAACCCGATCAACCGCTTCCTGATCTGGATCTACCGCCCGGTCATCAGCGGTGTGCTGCGTGCCAAGCTGCTGACCATTTTCCTTGCACTGGTGGTACTTGGCGTCTCGTTCTGGCCCGCCAAACAAATCGGCTCGGAATTCATGCCGACCCTTAATGAGGGAACGCTGATGTATATGCCGACAACCCTGCCGGGCATCTCGATCACCAAGGCAGCCGAACTTCTGCAAACCCAGGACCGCATCATCACATCCTTCCCGGAAGTAGCGTCCGTCTACGGCAAGGCTGGCCGGGCGGCGACCGCCACCGATCCCGCACCGACCGAAATGTTCGAGACCATCATCAACCTGAAACCGAAGGAGCAATGGCGGCACGGCGTCACCATCGACAGCCTCAAGCAAGAGATGGACAAGGCACTTCAGTTTCCCGGTGTCTCCAATGCCTGGACCATGCCGATCCGGGCGCGCATTGATATGCTGTCGACGGGGATCCGCACGCCTGTCGGCATCAAGGTGTTTGGCACGGACCTCACCCAGATGGAACAGGTGGCACGCCAGGTCGAAACCGTCGTCAAGGCCGTGCCTGGTACATCAAGCGCCTATGCCGAACGCGTCATCGGCGGTTACTACCTCGACATCGTTCCGGACCGGGCGTCGCTCGCCCGCTATGGCCTGATGATCAATGACGTGCAGGACGTGATCGCCACCGCCCTTGGCGGTGAGGCGGTGACAACGACGGTGGAAGGTCGTGAACGCTATACGGTCAATGTCCGCTACCCCCGCGACTTCCGCAGCGATCCGCAATCGATCGCCCAGAACGTACTCGTGCCCTTGCCGAATAGTGGCACAGTGCCGCTCGGCGAGGTTGCCAGTGTTCAGCTCACGCGTGGCGCAACCTCGATCCGAACGGAAAACGGCCAGCTCGCGATCTACATCTTCGTGGACATCGCCGGGCGTGATCTCGGCAGCTATGTGGCCGCGGCGCGCGATGCGGTTGCGAAGGACGTGGTTTTCCCGCAAGGAACCTATGTCGCCTGGAGCGGCCAGTTCGAATATCTGGAGCGGGCAAAGGCGCGACTGAAGATCGTCGTTCCGGTGACGCTGCTGATCATCTTCCTGCTGCTCTATCTCAACTTCCGCAGGCTGACCGAAACGCTGATCGTCATGCTGTCGCTTCCCTTCGCACTGGTCGGCGGTCTGTGGCTGATGTGGTGGCTCGGCTTCAACATGTCGGTTGCCGTCGCCGTCGGCTTCATCGCGCTTGCTGGCGTTGCCGCCGAAACGGGCGTCATCATGCTGATCTACCTCGATCAGGCGCTGAACGAGCAGCGAGACGCGGCAAAGGCTCAAGGCCGGAGTTTCAACCGTTCGGACCTGCATCACGCCATCATGGAGGGTGCCGTCGAGCGCGTGCGGCCGAAAATGATGACCGTCGTCGCAATCATGGCGGGTCTGATCCCAATCCTGTGGAGCACCGGAGCAGGGTCCGAGATCATGCAGCGCATCGCCGTGCCGATGATCGGCGGCATGGTGTCGTCGACGCTTTTAACCCTCGTCGTCATCCCGGCAATTTACGGCCTGGTGAAGGGTTGGCGCTTGCCTGTCTTGCAGGCGGCGGATGGGACTGTTCGTGAAAGCCGTACAGACGGTCTGAAGGTGGCCGCCGAATGA
- a CDS encoding methyltransferase family protein, with amino-acid sequence MDADSSEWTALWPYGLLLIVLAAWAIHLFLAPSSWPEWVGAALLQVFIVAQMYGFPLTHYFLTTIVPIDIPAVRSSGHVWATLLDYGTFAMVLEMMLGSVLVFAGMLLIVKGWAEVYFHGDRLITEGVYGVVRHPQYAGIFLVVCGTLIHWPTIPTLLLTPLIVWLYERLAKREEADLIGRYGIQYKQYQELVPMFVPGG; translated from the coding sequence ATGGATGCCGACAGCAGTGAGTGGACAGCACTTTGGCCTTACGGGCTGCTCTTGATTGTCCTGGCAGCCTGGGCGATCCATCTTTTCCTTGCACCTTCAAGCTGGCCCGAGTGGGTCGGCGCAGCGTTGTTGCAGGTTTTCATCGTCGCGCAGATGTACGGGTTTCCGCTCACCCACTATTTTCTGACAACCATTGTGCCCATCGACATCCCGGCGGTTCGTTCCAGCGGTCACGTTTGGGCGACCCTGTTGGATTATGGGACGTTCGCCATGGTGCTCGAAATGATGCTCGGCTCGGTGTTAGTGTTTGCCGGGATGCTTCTGATTGTCAAAGGTTGGGCAGAGGTCTATTTTCATGGCGACAGGTTGATCACCGAGGGTGTCTACGGCGTTGTAAGGCATCCGCAATATGCAGGCATCTTTCTGGTGGTCTGCGGGACGCTGATCCATTGGCCGACGATCCCGACATTGCTCCTCACTCCGCTGATCGTGTGGCTGTATGAGCGTCTGGCCAAGAGGGAAGAGGCCGACCTGATCGGGCGATACGGCATTCAGTACAAGCAATACCAGGAACTGGTGCCAATGTTCGTTCCCGGTGGGTAA
- a CDS encoding DUF411 domain-containing protein, whose product MKRREFICTGMAAIAVALTAEKAGAEQHWSMTVYKDPNCGCCNLWSKAMENAGFTVYRVDTDDLPAVKRRFGVPAAVEGCHTAVVGGYFLEGHVPLEVVAKLLYERPDLAGLAVPGMPAGSLGMGSDPNASYDVYAVAKGPEQKTSVYYQVRPKN is encoded by the coding sequence ATGAAGAGACGTGAATTCATATGCACGGGCATGGCGGCGATTGCCGTGGCGCTAACCGCGGAAAAGGCAGGTGCGGAGCAACATTGGTCGATGACCGTTTACAAGGATCCAAACTGCGGATGCTGTAACCTCTGGTCCAAGGCCATGGAAAACGCCGGGTTCACAGTCTATCGGGTGGATACTGACGATTTGCCCGCCGTCAAGAGGCGCTTTGGCGTGCCCGCTGCAGTCGAGGGCTGCCATACGGCGGTTGTCGGCGGCTATTTTCTAGAGGGGCATGTACCGTTGGAGGTGGTGGCAAAACTGCTTTACGAGCGGCCCGATCTCGCCGGATTGGCGGTGCCTGGCATGCCTGCGGGATCGCTCGGCATGGGCAGCGATCCGAACGCCAGCTATGATGTCTACGCCGTCGCCAAAGGGCCAGAGCAGAAGACGTCGGTTTATTACCAGGTCAGACCCAAGAACTGA